A window of Babesia microti strain RI chromosome III, complete genome contains these coding sequences:
- a CDS encoding protein transport protein SEC23 (overlaps_old_locusTagID:BBM_III01945), with protein sequence MNEAGVLVGRVSNYLFCCMDFTEFESQTGLRFSWNIWPGSKADAVKANVPLGCMFTPLHNGSHESDIKHPLVEYEPLICRSSGIVLNPYCHVDFRSKTWTCPVTGQRTPFPPSYAEHITPENLPSELTHLTMEYVLPQRGNAKLPPPVIIFLLDMCLSEEEFDQLKDAIQQATSNLPPDVCVGLMTFGTTIHIYELGESDITKAHVLRGTKDHTGLSIKNQLGLTQLSTFHRFIQPIGDCEFNFNLLIDDLSVDNWPHPPDVRPNRCTGAALSAALGLLECCAHGGGRVMLFTSGACTFGPGKVVDCPLSESIRHHLDILKDNNNARFVKSATKFYTGLAHRAATQGHAIDIFACSLDQLGLYEMKVCCDKTGGYIVLSDSFSMSVFIDSLKMCLACDYSGHLNHGYKARLQVNCSRELKVCGAIGDCYSLKKKSAHVSDTVIGEGNTCEWAIAALNRQSTLAFYFELASDESSTGSIAAALNTLAGGNNESKKNGEVNELAGKQGFIQFQTWFQHPSGRRRLRVTSFSSKYTHSHIAELASGFDQEAAAALMARYAVFKMESDEPIQVLKWLDRKLIRLVANFADYQKNDPQSFRLAKEFGIYPQFMYHLRRSHFLQTFNASPDETAYYRAILLKENVMNSLVMIQPALLEYTLENPTAKPALLDAMSLKPNVVLLLDCFFHIVIWYGETIHQWHLEKYHEMPEYQHFKKLLEAPAEDAREILEERFPVPKFVLCNAGGSQARFLLAKVNPSISHSTSGLNGGVFGSSNDSSIINTDDVPLKTFMEHLIKIVVQA encoded by the exons ATGAATGAGGCGGGTGTGTTAGTGGGGAGGGTAAGTAATTACTTATTCTGTTGCATGGACTTCACGGAATTTGAATCCCAGACGGGACTCAGATTCAGTTGGAACATATGGCCTGGGTCCAAAGCGGATGCTGTGAAAGCTAATGTACCACTGGGATGCATGTTTACTCCATTGCACAATGGATCTCATGAATCTGACATTAAGCATCCACTCGTAGAATATGAACCGCTAATCTGTAGATCCAGTGGAATCGTGTTGAATCCTTATTGCCATGTGGATTTTAGGTCCAAAACTTGGACTTGCCCTGTTACTGGGCAAAGGACCCCCTTTCCCCCTTCATATGCTGAACATATCACACCTGAAAATCTACCATCAGAACTGACGCATTTGACAATGGAATATGTACTGCCTCAAAGAGGCAATGCTAAATTACCACCACCAGTTATCATATTTCTACTAGACATGTGCTTATCGGAGGAAGAATTTGATCAGCTCAAAGATGCGATTCAGCAG GCCACGAGTAATCTACCCCCCGATGTATGTGTTGGCCTAATGACCTTTGGCACCACGATCCATATATACGAACTGGGGGAGTCGGATATCACTAAAGCTCATGTACTTCGCGGAACAAAGGATCACACTGGCCTTAGCATTAAAAATCAACTTGGTCTCACTCAGTTATCTACATTTCATAGATTTATCCAGCCTATTGGAGACTGtgaatttaatttcaaCTTGCTTATTGACGATTTGAGCGTGGATAATTGGCCGCACCCCCCTGATGTTAG acCCAATCGTTGCACCGGAGCCGCCTTAAGCGCCGCCTTGGGGTTACTAGAGTGCTGTGCCCATGGAGGAGGAAGGGTTATGTTGTTTACCAGTGGAGCTTGCACTTTTGGCCCCGGTAAAGTTGTTGATTGCCCCCTTAGTGAGTCTATCAGACATCATTTGGACATTCTAAAGGATAACAACAATGCCAGATTTGTGAAGAGTGCTACAAAGTTCTACACCGGTCTTGCCCACCGTGCGGCTACCCAAGGCCATGCAATAGACATATTTGCCTGCTCATTGGACCAGTTGGGGCTTTATGAGATGAAGGTGTGTTGTGATAAAACGGGAGGGTATATAGTTTTGTCTGATAGTTTCTCGATGAGTGTTTTCATAGACTCCCTAAAGATGTGCCTGGCTTGTGACTATTCAGGGCACTTAAATCATGGCTATAAAGCCAGACTCCAAGTTAACTGCTCCCGTGAGCTAAAAGTGTGTGGAGCCATTGGCGATTGTTATAGCCTCAAAAAGAAATCAGCCCATGTTTCTGACACGGTAATAGGCGAGGGTAACACTTGCGAGTGGGCGATAGCAGCCCTGAACCGCCAATCTACGTTGGCATTCTACTTTGAATTGGCAAGTGACGAATCTTCCACAGGTTCAATCGCTGCTGCGCTTAACACTTTGGCTGGGGGTAACAACGAAAGCAAAAAGAACGGGGAAGTGAATGAACTGGCCGGTAAGCAGGGTTTTATCCAATTCCAAACTTGGTTCCAGCATCCATCTGGCCGTAGGCGTCTAAGAGTCACTTCATTTTCCTCAAAATACACCCATTCTCACATTGCAGAACTCGCTTCTGGTTTTGATCAGGAGGCAGCAGCGGCTTTAATGGCCCGTTACGCAGTGTTTAAGATGGAGTCTGACGAGCCAATCCAGGTACTCAAATGGCTTGACCGCAAGCTAATTAGATTGGTAGCTAATTTTGCTGACTACCAAAAAAATGACCCGCAATCTTTTAGACTGGCTAAGGAATTTGGCATATATCCGCAATTCATGTATCATTTGCGTAGATCACACTTTTTGCAAACATTTAACGCAAGTCCAGACGAAACTGCGTATTATCGTGCCATTTTGCTTAAGGAGAATGTAATGAACTCGCTAGTGATGATCCAACCAGCTCTACTAGAGTATACGCTTGAAAACCCCACGGCTAAACCGGCGCTTCTAGATGCTATGTCCCTTAAACCAAATGTTGTTCTATTGTTGGATTGCTTCTTCCACATTGTGATCTGGTATGGCGAGACAATCCACCAATGGCACCTAGAAAAATATCACGAGATGCCCGAGTACCAGCACTTTAAGAAACTCTTGGAG GCCCCCGCTGAGGATGCCCGAGAGATTCTTGAGGAACGATTTCCAGTACCAAAGTTTGTGCTTTGTAATGCTGGTGGAAGTCAAGCCAGGTTTCTCCTGGCCAAAGTTAATCCCTCGATTTCTCATTCAACGTCTGGGCTCAATGGTGGCGTATTTGGGTCTTCCAATGATAGTTCAATTATCAACACTGACGACGTGCCCCTTAAGACTTTTATGGAACATCTAATAAAGATAGTTGTCCAGGcttga
- a CDS encoding conserved Plasmodium membrane protein, unknown function (overlaps_old_locusTagID:BBM_III01960) produces the protein MEEAERKFKEFNWADSQGWRIYWDNLYPTPPLSKVDKFKRSWFKRNVDSNISSTPLSEVGKQTQQTTPNQYRSQGNFAILTLEAGVRLLYLLITAPLFVLPLIGVRLSRYIYYHYYIDIALLLIFLLSGIVRERGLPKMDSVWLASAFYSDMTQYIMYTCILMMSAPRPVYLILPFLTCLIGLNSLAETNLSKLPKWLENIVGEIFKYTKDNIYWLMQTRGDVECYLLFYIVFGFLTKSSAVITLMAYINFMKLRIGIGDPFIMSAFSKLHGCIVKLLSYDMFGHIPLRMYLKISELLTKYMSGPRPQY, from the exons ATGGAAGAGGCTGAACGCAAATTCAAGG AATTTAATTGGGCCGATAGTCAGGGATGGCGAATTTACTGGGACAACTTGTATCCAACTCCCCCCTTATCCAAAGTAGATAAGTTCAAACGTTCCTGGTTCAAGAGAAACGTAGATTCTAATATATCTTCAACACCACTGTCTGAGGTTGGCAAACAAACTCAACAAACTACTCCAAATCAATATCGTTCGCAGGGCAACTTTGCTATTTTAACTCTCGAGGCCGGTGTTAGATTGTTGTACCTGCTTATTACAGCACCTTTATTTGTTCTACCACTAATAGGAGTCAGGCTCAGtagatatatatactaCCACTACTACATAGACATAGCGCTGTTATTGATCTTTCTATTGTCTGGCATCGTAAGGGAAAGAGGTCTACCGAAAATGGATTCCGTGTGGCTGGCATCTGCTTTCTATTCAGACATgacacaatatataatgtatacATGCATCCTGATGATGTCCGCACCAAGGCCTGTTTATCTGATTTTACCCTTTCTAACTTGTCTAATCGGGCTAAATTCTCTGGCcgaaacaaatttatccaaacTGCCCAAATGGCTTGAAAACATAGTGGgtgaaatatttaagtaTACTAaggataatatatattggttAATGCAAACTCGTGGCGATGTTGAGTGTTATTTGTTGTTTTATATTGTATTCGGGTTCCTAACGAAATCAAGCGCAGTTATCACTTTAATGGCCTACATAAACTTTATGAAGTTAAG GATTGGCATTGGTGATCCCTTTATAATGTCTGCCTTCTCTAAATTGCATG GCTGCATAGTGAAGTTGTTATCGTATGATATGTTTGGACATATACCTTTGAGGATGTACTTGAAGATATCAGAGCTCTtaactaaatatatgtCGGGGCCAAGGCCGCAATATTAA
- a CDS encoding Phosphorylated CTD interacting factor 1 WW domain (overlaps_old_locusTagID:BBM_III01955) yields the protein MGLGDELRYRSLISIRRWRWNEVCKFSTRLLDKQVVTSSNNQIILRVISAFHGLKTSPRGSFDRFLLRELNGLEIPPQNTLDTHINFDIHSDISNILVHLLANTDIKIGTYDSGCVSSVLNENKLFLDVIRSLPIYIPLELSSNPYDICNLDEENTVTRSSSNCGYTQHIQLYVFAVGLLTLTRAAALINLNALKKIIQTVYYFTVQQNLFPQDWLRRQLELNYACILSDYPSQVIKSEDNINNSDDSSNGMKVYKELLIETCKPLITVVYHDLFARNWYLLTEKVELNKNISVKYEIFYQTTDKNVYIGLSGCDLTHVMNIRTFVDLYNRFISNIAIEICDCTFKLSEEQSCDFISKMAILNPIFIGCNIEMLHKFIGNLWIMLTRYETITEPCSKNFQSSIPHSVSEFAKKMLGCDLECFSSPLNTQSQCFCSLFPQTDAMFGSKGNFFDYVNDGLLDNHTAIIVNPPFELYILEKTVDVILQLLESGKPLCVVFVGPLWNCDFYHKLENCIHNKSLITLKSRCYKYRDSRGFEYRPVHESFCSTLYNHQFTDFYKGISQEKLSQLAECWYS from the exons ATGGGGTTGGGGGATGAGCTCAGGTATAGGAGTTTAATATCTATTAGGCGATGGAGGTGGAATGaagtatgtaaattttCTACTAGGTTATTAGACAAACAAGTTGTTACATCATctaataatcaaataattttgagaGTAATTAGCGCATTTCATGGACTGAAAACGTCACCGCGAGGTTCATTTGATAGATTCCTGCTTAGGGAACTCAATGGTTTAGAGATTCCGCCCCAAAATACACTCGATACACACATTAATTTTGACATACATAGTGATATTTCAAACATCTTGGTCCATCTATTAGCCAACACTGATATCAAAATAGGCACTTATGACTCTGGCTGTGTATCATCAGTGTTGAACGAAAACAAACTGTTCCTAGATGTAATAAGGTCCCTACCAATATACATACCACTGGAACTCTCATCAAATCCGTACGATATATGCAACTTAGATGAAGAAAACACAGTAACTAGGTCATCATCCAATTGTGGCTACACACAACACATTCAACTATATGTATTTGCCGTGGGATTACTAACGCTTACGCGTGCTGCAGCgctaattaatttgaatgcattaaaaaaaataatacaaacTGTATATTACTTTACTgtacaacaaaatttattccCACAGGATTGGCTTAGGAGACAATTAGAATTAAACTATGCTTGTATACTATCAGATTATCCAAGCCAAGTTATAAAGTCTGAGGATAACATTAATAACAGTGATGATAGTAGCAATGGAATGAAGGTATATAAGGAGCTCCTAATTGAAACATGTAAACCATTAATTACGGTGGTGTATCACGATCTATTTGCTAGGAATTGGTATCTATTAACTGAAAAAGTGGAATTAAATAAGAATATTTCAGTgaaatatgaaatattttatcaaacaaccgataaaaatgtttatattgGATTAAGCGGTTGCGATTTGACACATGTTATGAACATCCGTACCTTTGTCGATTTGTACAATCGTTTTATTTCAAACAttgcaattgaaatttgtgACTGTACATTTAAGTTAAGTGAAGAACAATCTTGCGATTTTATATCTAAAATGGCTATACTAAACCCTATATTTATTGGTTGTAACATTGAAATgttacataaatttattggtaatttatGGATAATGCTAACAAGATATGAAACTATTACCGAGCCTTGcagtaaaaattttcaatcatCAATCCCACATTCAGTTTCTGAATTTGCAAAAAAGATGCTGGGTTGTGATTTAGAATGCTTTTCATCGCCATTGAATACACAATCACAGTGCTTTTGTTCTCTATTTCCACAGACAGATGCTATGTTTGGTAGTAAAGGGAATTTTTTTGACTATGTAAACGATGGATTGCTAGATAATCATACTgcaataattgttaatccCCCTTTTGAGCTGTACATACTAGAAAAGACAGTTGATGTTATTTTGCAG TTACTAGAAAGTGGCAAGCCTTTATGTGTTGTGTTTGTTGGTCCACTATGGAATTGCGatttttatcacaaattgGAAAATTGCATACATAATAAGAGCCTAATTACACTGAAATCTAGGTGTTATAAATACAGGGACAGTAGAGG GTTTGAATATAGGCCTGTGCATGAATCTTTTTGTTCAACTCTCTACAACCATCAGTTTACAGATTTTTACAAAGGAATATCGCAAGAAAAGCTTAGTCAATTGGCTGAATGCTGGTATAgttaa
- a CDS encoding small nuclear ribonucleoprotein G (overlaps_old_locusTagID:BBM_III01950): MAGKTGPAVDLRRFMEKRLDIYLNGHRHIVGVLRGYDTFMNIVLDNALKIGDEKEELGTVVLRGNSIVCWECLDKVHTR, from the exons ATGGCAGGTAAAACCGGCCCTGCCGTGGACCTTCGCCGATTCATGGAGAAAAGGCTTGACA tCTACTTGAATGGCCATCGCCATATAGTAGGCGTTTTGCGCGGTTACGACACTTTCATGAATATCGTTCTGGATAATGCCTTAAAGATCGGTGATGAGAAGGAGGAGCTAGGAACTGTTGTACTTAGaggtaatagtatagttTGCTGGGAATGCCTAGATAAGGTACACACCAGATAA
- a CDS encoding ubiquitin-activating enzyme E1 (overlaps_old_locusTagID:BBM_III01940;~overlaps_old_locusTagID:BBM_III01945), which translates to MEIDDNLYSRQIGTFGFETMGKLSKLKVLIYGLRGSATEIAKNLILMGISGVVLVDGDPIVTSDLSTNFFITPESVGLPRASASAAKLAELNPYVKVEASVILTKDLLIGCNVVVCCSMPLSCVKQLNKECRENGIGFICLDTFGSIVSIFVDYGPNFICRDANGQDNKSAIISYISNEEDFTVQLLPEFVNPFEIGDYVVFKQVKGMEGINMLPPFRIKKVSKHSITLDGNTTQLSQYKDGGIVNQVKIPKCIVFKSYEETILNPSETGLMCIDMNNFGVPEQLHWIIQAAKGLDILDEDKLLEAAQKLNNLAKEQNCTLAVEQIDRKLVKRVVKSWNYFLAPVCSFVGGVVAHEVIKFTGKYHPITQWLYVDFSPEPLENSEIEILQIPNSERYAGQIAIWGSEVNEMIKDAKVFIVGSGALGCEFLKLFSLMGVSTGKNGMTYITDNDRIETSNLSRQFFFRHHHVGQSKSLIAASGAKEFNCDMNITPYEIRVSEESEDHFNDKFWSGLDIIFNALDNIKARQYVDNRCVWFGKPLLESGTLGTMGNIQVIVPHKTQSYSESQDPPETSIPLCTLKHFPYQTEHVVEWARDLFHTQFTQAAKELANVSSDDTSHFDTKNIGPLRRLYELAKIKATTSNTTTQSLLDCVGIAVNLFNELYYHDIAQLIYSFPSDHKTSEGADFWSPPKRMPTPIQFSCSDSACVQFVLHATFLLANVLKLDTAGLDERFVLEATSNIAPPEFKPKRLKLENATNDSALRIEVQVSNDDLIERDNLVQKILQLNPSQLDLESLEFEKDDDSNHHIDFIHAATLLRCKNYAIEGCDRLKAKMISGKIIPAIATTTSMIAGLVMLEFIKLLQHQKRPVEHFRNAFANLAIPAWILSEPMPPEKVKDKDYDPITGGPIRAYPLNFTCWDKITVDMSNKTLGALIDHFHDSLKLHIQVLSSGTTCLFNSFIPSHKSRKSLELVKLVCDITKKPVTTSYLVLEASCTDFDQVDVVIPSIMYVI; encoded by the exons ATGGAGATCGATGATAATCTTTACTCTAGACAAATTGGTACATTTGGCTTCGAAACTATGGGGAAATTGTCCAAACTAAAGGTTCTGATCTATGGTCTCCGGGGTTCAGCCACGGAAATAG ccaaaaatttgatacttaTGGGTATTTCTGGAGTTGTTCTGGTGGATGGAGATCCAATAGTGACTAGTGACTTATCtaccaatttttttatcacCCCCGAATCTGTAGGTCTACCAAGGGCCTCAGCTTCTGCAGCAAAACTTGCCGAATTAAACCCATATGTAAAAGTAGAGGCCTCAGTGATTCTAACCAAG GATTTACTTATTGGCTGTAATGTAGTAGTTTGCTGTTCAATGCCTTTGTCTTGTGTTAAGCAGTTGAACAAGGAATGCCGAGAAAACGGCATTGGCTTCATCTGCTTGGATACATTTGGTAGCATTGTATCTATATTCGTTGATTATGGACCAAACTTCATATGCAGGGACGCGAATGGACAGGATAACAAATCAGCAATTATTTCGTACATATCGaat GAAGAAGATTTCACAGTACAGCTGTTACCAGAATTTGTCAATCCATTTGAGATAGGGGATTACGTTGTGTTTAAGCAGGTTAAAGGTATGGAAGGGATAAACATGCTCCCCCCCTTCCGAATCAAAAAGGTCTCCAAGCACTCAATAACCCTCGATGGCAATACAACACAGCTAAGCCAATATAAGGA TGGCGGGATAGTTAATCAGGTTAAAATACCAAAATGCATAGTTTTCAAGAGCTACGAGGAGACAATACTTAATCCTAGTGAAACTGGGCTTATGTGCATTGACATGAACAATTTCGGAGTACCCGAGCAACTGCACTGGATAATTCAGGCGGCTAAAGGACTTGAT ATTTTGGATGAAGATAAACTGCTCGAGGCAGCTCAAAAACTAAACAATCTAGCGAAAGAGCAAAATTGTACTTTGGCTGTGGAACAGATTGACAGAAAATTGGTCAAAAGGGTTGTAAAGTCTTGGAATTACTTTCTAGCTCCAGTTTGTTCGTTTGTTGGGGGCGTTGTTGCACATGAGGTGATAAAGTTTACCGGGAAATATCACCCTATAACGCAGTGGTTGTATGTGGATTTTTCTCCGGAACCACTCGAAAATTCGGAGATTGAGATATTACAAATTCCAAATAGTGAGAGATATGCTGGGCAGATTGCTATTTGGGGTTCAGAAGTAAACGAGATGATCAAGGATGCCAAAGTTTTTATT GTGGGTTCTGGCGCCCTCGGTTGTGAATTCCTAAAACTTTTCTCCCTCATGGGAGTATCTACTGGCAAAAATGGGATGACCTACATCACAGACAACGACAGAATTGAGACGTCCAACTTGAGTCGCCAATTCTTTTTCCGCCAT CACCACGTTGGTCAGTCTAAATCTCTAATCGCGGCTTCCGGGGCCAAAGAATTCAATTGTGACATGAATATAACGCCTTACGAGATAAGAGTATCTGAGGAAAGTGAAGATCATTTCAACGATAAATTTTGGAGTGGGCTGGATATAATCTTTAACGCCCTAGATAATATAAAG GCCAGGCAGTATGTGGATAATCGCTGCGTTTGGTTTGGCAAACCACTACTTGAATCTGGTACCCTAGGTACAATGGGCAATATACAAGTAATTGTCCCTCACAAAACCCAATCGTACAGTGAATCACAGGACCCTCCCGAAACTTCAATTCCACTATGTACGCTTAAACATTTCCCCTACCAAACCGAACATGTTGTTGAGTGGGCCAGGGATCTTTTCCACACACAATTTACCCAAGCGGCTAAGGAGCTTGCCAATGTTTCAAGCGATGATACCAGCCACTTTGACACTAAAAATATCGGTCCTCTTAGAAGATTATACGAACTAGCAAAAATCAAGGCAACTACTTCTAACACCACAACCCAATCCTTATTGGATTGTGTGGGCATTGCggtaaatttgttcaatGAGTTATATTATCATGATATCGCCCAACTGATTTATTCGTTCCCAAGCGACCACAAAACTTCCGAAGGGGCTGACTTTTGGTCACCCCCGAAACGAATGCCCACGCCTATACAATTCAGTTGTAGCGATAGCGCGTGTGTACAATTTGTGCTTCACGCTACTTTCCTTTTGGCCAACGTACTG AAACTAGATACCGCGGGTTTGGATGAGAGATTTGTACTTGAGGCCACGAGCAACATAGCCCCCCCGGAATTCAAGCCAAAACGCCTAAAACTGGAGAATGCGACCAATGATAGCGCCTTAAGGATCGAGGTGCAAGTTTCGAACGATGATTTAATAGAAAGGGATAATTTGGTGCAAAAGATTTTACAGCTTAACCCGTCGCAACTAGATTTGGAGTCCCTGGAATTTGAAAAGGATGATGATTCGAATCACCATATCGATTTTATACATGCCGCAACCCTTTTAAGATGCAAAAACTATGCTATAGAGGGGTGTGACAGACTTAAGGCTAAAATGATTTCAGGCAAAATAATTCCGGCCATAGCCACCACAACTAGCATGATAGCGGGTTTGGTTATGTTAGAGTTTATCAAATTGCTACAACATCAGAAGCGTCCCGTTGAACACTTTAGAAACGCCTTTGCCAATTTAGCCATCCCAGCCTGGATATTATCTGAGCCAATGCCACCTGAAAAGGTGAAAGACAAGGATTACGACCCAATTACTGGCGGACCAATTAGGGCCTACCCGCTAAACTTCACTTGTTGGGACAAAATAACGGTTGACATGA GCAATAAGACATTGGGTGCCCTGATTGACCACTTTCACGATTCTCTCAAGTTGCACATCCAAGTCCTCTCATCTGGCACAACCTGCCTATTCAACTCCTTCATTCCCTCACACAAAAGCAGGAAATCACTAGAGTTGGTGAAA CTCGTTTGTGACATCACAAAGAAACCGGTTACCACGAGTTACTTGGTGCTAGAGGCCAGTTGCACTGATTTTGATCAGGTGGATGTCGTTATACCATCCATTATGTATGTCATTTAG